The Ahaetulla prasina isolate Xishuangbanna chromosome 3, ASM2864084v1, whole genome shotgun sequence genome window below encodes:
- the LOC131195804 gene encoding GSK-3-binding protein-like, producing MPCRRPGGERFLFLERAAVSLQSGAGTAGSGSKEVDALVAKLGEVLQLSSQHRTPAAPRLLPRHHGRDRVAPYSSPRSLGFIASLHHRHPPSHHRQSPSLLLWPPPPPPPPPPTADQKGSPRVSKQLCGRGWLRSSARAGRKQPRRHHHRYSSLLPAGDDDDDEEEDGDPHRLLQQLILSGNLIKEAVRRLQLAASTAAETSSTTGSPGSVSSAGSCCRCSSSDGDAGSAFPVASLQALP from the coding sequence ATGCCTTGCCGGCGGCCGGGCGGAGAACGCTTCCTATTCCTGGAGCGCGCCGCCGTCTCTTTGCAGAGCGGTGCTGGGACAGCCGGCAGCGGCTCCAAAGAAGTGGACGCCTTGGTGGCCAAGCTGGGCGAGGTGCTGCAGTTGAGCTCCCAGCACCGGACGCCGGCGGCACCCCGCCTCCTCCCGAGGCACCACGGCCGGGACCGAGTGGCTCCATACTCGTCCCCGAGAAGCCTCGGCTTCATAGCTTCGCTACACCACCGCCACCCGCCGTCACACCATCGCCAATCGCCCTCGCTGCTCCtttggccgccgccgccgccccctccgccgccgcccactgcggaccagaagggCAGCCCGCGAGTCTCCAAGCAGCTGTGCGGCCGGGGCTGGTTGCGGAGCTCCGCTCGAGCCGGGAGAAAGCAGCCCCGTCGCCACCACCACCGCTACAGCTCGCTGCTGCCTGCCggcgacgacgacgacgacgaggAGGAGGACGGCGACCCTCACCGCCTCCTGCAGCAGCTCATCCTCTCCGGCAACCTCATCAAGGAGGCGGTGCGGAGGTTGCAGTTGGCTGCTTCGACGGCGGCCGAGACTTCTTCCACCACGGGCTCCCCGGGGTCCGTTTCGTCCGCCGGGAGCTGTTGCCGCTGCAGTAGCAGCGACGGAGACGCGGGCTCAGCCTTCCCCGTCGCCTCTTTGCAAGCTTTGCCCTAA